A genomic segment from Modestobacter roseus encodes:
- a CDS encoding SpoIIE family protein phosphatase: MSADLGSRPDGDRARFLDEDPADLYYEHAPCGYLSALPDGTVVQVNQTFCGWVGRPAGDVLGVRFADLLTVGGRVFTETHLVPTLRTQGVVREVALDVRRADGGTVPCLVHAVEVRDADGEPVLVRYTLFEATARRRYEADRLAAQRVAEESELRSRTLQQFVSELSAAVTTADTAAVVVHRARRAVRATAAGLWLLDRTGRRADDVRVALTAREELDDEVAAALTATAQGRADLALAAGVRSVPVGEQLAQVWPRLAAAAAAAGYTELVVVPVTADDAPLGALLVALGGQPAEDLISLREPGAHQPLGAADVDLLTTVGQQAGQALERARLHEETARQAERSAFLLDAARLLARASGVTETVERLAEMVVPQLADVCLLDLITDAGTYRVVARHGDPGRQHLVDALRSWAPPARELPYPARTALAEGRTRWFPAVSDEWLAGVVRDPAELAAVQALELAGMIAVPLAAEGRSLGVLTVSADRRRRPLTAADVELVEQLALQVALMMAKAQRYELEARTSHTLQATLLPPAPPQVPAMRVAVRYLAATSGVEIGGDFYDLAPLPGDHVAIAVGDVVGHDITAAATMGQLRSVYRALLVESPSPTAVIDRLQASWPLLGLQRMATALFATLDLPTGLLHVASAGHPPPLLVTDAGAEFLPVRPSRMLGAPPSAPVEWSGVIPPGATLVLFTDGLVESRSSDIDAGLDRLRVAAERAPTADPDELCDRLLGDLAGTHRADDIALLALTRDR; encoded by the coding sequence GTGAGCGCCGACCTCGGGTCGCGCCCGGACGGCGACCGGGCCAGGTTCCTCGACGAGGACCCCGCCGACCTCTACTACGAGCACGCGCCCTGCGGTTACCTGTCCGCACTGCCCGACGGCACCGTCGTCCAGGTCAACCAGACGTTCTGCGGATGGGTCGGCCGACCGGCCGGTGACGTGCTGGGCGTCCGCTTCGCCGACCTGCTCACCGTGGGCGGCCGCGTGTTCACCGAGACACACCTCGTGCCCACCCTGCGCACCCAGGGGGTGGTCCGGGAGGTGGCGCTGGACGTCCGGCGGGCCGACGGCGGCACGGTGCCCTGCCTGGTGCACGCCGTCGAGGTCCGGGACGCCGACGGCGAGCCCGTGCTGGTCCGCTACACCCTGTTCGAGGCGACCGCGCGTCGCCGGTACGAGGCCGACCGGCTCGCCGCCCAGCGCGTCGCGGAGGAGTCCGAGCTGCGGTCGCGCACGCTCCAGCAGTTCGTCTCCGAGCTGTCCGCCGCGGTCACCACCGCCGACACCGCCGCCGTCGTCGTGCACCGGGCGCGGCGGGCCGTGCGGGCGACCGCCGCCGGGCTGTGGCTGCTGGACCGCACCGGCCGCCGCGCCGACGACGTCCGCGTGGCACTGACCGCCCGGGAGGAGCTGGACGACGAGGTCGCCGCGGCGCTCACCGCGACCGCCCAGGGCCGGGCGGACCTGGCGCTGGCCGCGGGAGTGCGCTCGGTGCCGGTGGGGGAGCAGCTCGCCCAGGTGTGGCCCCGGCTGGCCGCCGCCGCCGCGGCGGCCGGGTACACCGAGCTGGTCGTCGTCCCGGTCACCGCCGACGACGCCCCGCTGGGTGCGCTGCTGGTGGCGCTCGGCGGCCAGCCTGCGGAGGACCTGATCAGCCTGCGCGAACCGGGAGCGCACCAGCCCCTCGGCGCCGCCGACGTCGACCTGCTCACCACGGTGGGCCAGCAGGCGGGGCAGGCGCTGGAGCGGGCCCGGCTGCACGAGGAGACCGCCCGCCAGGCGGAGCGCTCGGCGTTCCTGCTCGACGCGGCCCGGCTGCTCGCCCGGGCCTCCGGGGTCACCGAGACCGTCGAGCGGCTGGCGGAGATGGTCGTGCCGCAGCTGGCCGACGTCTGCCTGCTGGACCTGATCACCGACGCGGGCACCTACCGGGTGGTCGCCCGGCACGGCGACCCGGGCCGCCAGCACCTGGTCGACGCACTGCGCTCGTGGGCGCCCCCGGCGCGGGAGCTGCCCTACCCGGCCCGGACGGCGCTGGCGGAGGGCCGGACCCGCTGGTTCCCGGCGGTCTCCGACGAGTGGCTGGCCGGGGTCGTCCGCGATCCCGCCGAGCTGGCCGCGGTGCAGGCGCTGGAGCTGGCCGGGATGATCGCCGTGCCGCTGGCCGCCGAGGGCCGGTCGCTCGGGGTGCTCACCGTCTCCGCCGACCGTCGCCGCCGTCCGCTGACCGCCGCCGACGTCGAGCTGGTCGAACAGCTGGCGCTGCAGGTCGCGCTGATGATGGCCAAGGCGCAGCGCTACGAGCTGGAGGCACGCACCTCGCACACCCTGCAGGCCACCCTGCTGCCGCCGGCACCTCCGCAGGTGCCGGCGATGCGCGTGGCGGTGCGGTACCTCGCCGCCACCTCCGGGGTGGAGATCGGCGGTGACTTCTACGACCTGGCCCCGCTGCCCGGCGACCACGTGGCGATCGCCGTGGGCGACGTCGTCGGGCACGACATCACCGCCGCGGCGACCATGGGCCAGCTGCGCAGCGTCTACCGGGCGCTGCTGGTGGAGAGCCCGTCGCCCACCGCGGTCATCGACCGGCTGCAGGCCAGCTGGCCGCTGCTCGGGCTGCAGCGGATGGCCACCGCGCTCTTCGCCACCCTCGACCTGCCGACCGGGCTGCTGCACGTGGCCTCGGCCGGGCACCCGCCGCCGCTGCTGGTCACCGACGCCGGCGCGGAGTTCCTGCCGGTGCGCCCCAGCCGGATGCTCGGGGCGCCGCCGTCGGCCCCGGTCGAGTGGAGCGGCGTCATCCCGCCGGGCGCCACGCTGGTGCTCTTCACCGACGGCCTGGTGGAGAGCCGCAGCAGCGACATCGACGCCGGGCTGGACCGGCTGCGGGTGGCGGCGGAGCGGGCCCCGACCGCGGACCCCGACGAGCTGTGCGACCGGCTGCTCGGCGATCTGGCCGGCACCCACCGGGCCGACGACATCGCCCTGCTCGCCCTGACCCGCGACCGCTGA
- a CDS encoding alpha/beta fold hydrolase gives MVVSTRNHPRVTGLAGGRPIVFVHGFGCNQEMWRYLVPEFALDHQVVTLDLVGFGDSDATAWQPERHGSLAGHAADVVAVCRELGLSDAVLVGHSVSAMIAVLAQQQAPELVGALVLIGPNPRYVDDGDYTGGFSRADIAELLDTLDSNHTGWSAAMAPAIMGNADRPELSAELTASFCRTDPEVARRFARVTFLSDNRADLPGVTVPTLVLQCTDDVIAPEAVGRYVHAAIPGSHFTQLAATGHCPHLSAPAETTAAIRAFLSTSLPAR, from the coding sequence ATGGTCGTGAGCACGCGGAACCACCCCCGCGTGACCGGCCTGGCCGGGGGCCGCCCGATCGTGTTCGTGCACGGCTTCGGCTGCAACCAGGAGATGTGGCGGTACCTGGTGCCCGAGTTCGCGCTCGACCACCAGGTCGTCACCCTGGACCTGGTCGGGTTCGGGGACTCCGACGCCACCGCGTGGCAGCCCGAGCGGCACGGCTCGCTGGCCGGTCACGCCGCCGACGTCGTCGCCGTCTGCCGCGAGCTGGGGCTGTCCGACGCCGTCCTGGTCGGGCACTCGGTCAGCGCCATGATCGCGGTGCTCGCCCAGCAGCAGGCGCCGGAGCTCGTCGGGGCGCTCGTGCTGATCGGGCCCAACCCGCGGTACGTCGACGACGGGGACTACACCGGTGGCTTCAGCCGGGCCGACATCGCCGAGCTGCTGGACACCCTGGACAGCAACCACACCGGCTGGTCGGCGGCGATGGCGCCGGCGATCATGGGCAACGCCGACCGCCCGGAGCTGTCCGCCGAGCTCACCGCGAGCTTCTGCCGCACCGACCCCGAGGTGGCCCGCCGGTTCGCCCGGGTCACCTTCCTCTCCGACAACCGGGCCGACCTGCCCGGGGTCACGGTGCCGACGCTGGTGCTGCAGTGCACCGACGACGTCATCGCCCCCGAGGCGGTGGGCCGGTACGTGCACGCGGCGATCCCGGGCAGCCACTTCACCCAGCTCGCCGCCACCGGGCACTGCCCGCACCTGAGCGCCCCGGCGGAGACGACAGCGGCGATCCGCGCGTTCCTCTCCACCAGCCTCCCGGCCCGCTGA
- a CDS encoding cytochrome P450: MTRTPDLDQTIPLLAKGYAWLPDRRRADGGGTVRSRLMLRRTLGVKGPAGAQFLYDEDNVRRSGALPEPVVSTLFGHGAVHTLDGEAHRVRKGMFIELLMGPERVWPLVGQVSAAWDATAARWAGRPEIVLMDEAALLITRGVCDWAAVPVTDDELPALTRDLTVEIDGFATGAPRHWRARRARQRREAWLAGIVEEVREGTRTVPSGSVVDVVARHRDSDGELLEPRVAAVEVLNVIRPTVAVSWFVGFAAHALHTWPQHRERLRAGDRAFAVAFAHEVRRFYPFAPFIGGRSPQEVEFDGERVPAGSMVLLDLWGQDHDAELFPEPFEFRPERFLDGDEVREIGQWELVPQGAGDPRTGHRCPGEDITVALLSALALRLAQLDYTLPEQDLSISLSRIPARPASGVVLTDVRPG; the protein is encoded by the coding sequence ATGACCCGGACGCCCGACCTGGACCAGACCATCCCGCTGCTCGCCAAGGGGTACGCCTGGCTGCCCGACCGGCGCCGCGCCGACGGCGGGGGCACGGTGCGCAGCCGGCTGATGCTCCGCCGGACGCTGGGGGTCAAGGGACCCGCCGGCGCGCAGTTCCTCTACGACGAGGACAACGTGCGGCGCAGCGGGGCGCTGCCCGAGCCGGTGGTGAGCACGCTGTTCGGCCACGGCGCCGTGCACACCCTGGACGGCGAGGCCCACCGGGTGCGCAAGGGGATGTTCATCGAGCTGCTCATGGGGCCGGAGCGGGTCTGGCCGCTGGTCGGCCAGGTCTCCGCCGCCTGGGACGCCACCGCGGCCCGCTGGGCCGGCCGGCCGGAGATCGTGCTGATGGACGAGGCCGCCCTGCTGATCACCCGCGGGGTGTGCGACTGGGCCGCCGTCCCGGTGACCGACGACGAGCTGCCCGCGCTGACCCGGGACCTGACCGTGGAGATCGACGGTTTCGCCACGGGCGCCCCGCGGCACTGGCGGGCCCGCCGCGCCCGGCAGCGCCGCGAGGCCTGGCTGGCCGGCATCGTCGAGGAGGTGCGCGAGGGCACCCGCACCGTCCCGTCGGGTTCGGTGGTCGACGTGGTCGCCCGGCACCGCGACTCCGACGGCGAGCTGCTGGAGCCGCGGGTGGCCGCCGTCGAGGTCCTCAACGTCATCCGGCCCACGGTCGCGGTCAGCTGGTTCGTCGGCTTCGCCGCGCACGCGCTGCACACCTGGCCGCAGCACCGGGAGCGGCTGCGCGCCGGGGACCGCGCCTTCGCCGTCGCCTTCGCCCACGAGGTCCGCCGGTTCTACCCGTTCGCGCCGTTCATCGGCGGCCGCAGCCCGCAGGAGGTCGAGTTCGACGGCGAGCGGGTGCCGGCCGGGTCGATGGTGCTGCTGGACCTGTGGGGTCAGGACCACGACGCCGAGCTGTTCCCCGAGCCGTTCGAGTTCCGGCCCGAGCGCTTCCTGGACGGTGACGAGGTGCGCGAGATCGGGCAGTGGGAGCTCGTCCCGCAGGGCGCCGGCGACCCGCGGACCGGGCACCGCTGCCCGGGGGAGGACATCACCGTGGCCCTGCTGTCGGCGCTGGCGCTGCGGCTGGCGCAGCTGGACTACACGCTGCCCGAGCAGGACCTCTCGATCTCGCTGAGCCGCATCCCCGCCCGGCCGGCCAGCGGGGTCGTGCTCACCGACGTCCGGCCCGGCTGA